A segment of the Bactrocera neohumeralis isolate Rockhampton chromosome 3, APGP_CSIRO_Bneo_wtdbg2-racon-allhic-juicebox.fasta_v2, whole genome shotgun sequence genome:
atgatgtatgtatgtgtgttgatttaaaacattatttacgATAAGATAGAAAATCACACATATTGTATTtcttataagaaaatatattagaaaaatatatataataatattatttattcatttcgACAATAGTAAGGCTACAGGCACAATACAACGGAAATATCCGTTTACATTGGAGAATGAACACTTTTTTACCCAACGGTCATTAGCCTCGTCATATACTGACACACTTGACAAGTCGTCAGATTTAGGGCGGCCAATAAACCATAGCTTATTGTCCAACAACATGCCTGCAATACGAGCCCAGTCAGCATTCAAACAACAAATCTGCGAAAAATATTCAGTTTGAAATCGAAAGATTGGCAAAAATCAACTTAATTTACCTTAGACCAGGTGTTTCGCTGAGGATCATAACGTTCAACATTTTGTCTACTCTTAGCAGAATACGTGTCTAAAACATAAATATGACCCTTATGTACTTTTACCTGTAATGCAAAATCTAGAAATATATCAATCATTATATTTTAATCTAACTTACAAAAGGAAAATCACGACATTCATTCATATTCGCGCAAGAAGTCCAAGTATTCGAATCCGGATTGTAGCATTCGACGAGTTTTAAGTCTCTATTAGTATTTTTACCGCCcactatataaattttgttatttaaagcCACTGCTCCGGCTCTATGTCTTTCATCAATCAAACTGCTCACGGACTCCCAACCATCGGATGGCGTATATCTTGAAATCAACAAACAACATGAGTTCTAAATATTACATGTATCTAAATTGATATGAAAAGCATTGCGTTTGTTAGCTTAATGAGCGTCAACTAAGAAATTGTCTGATTTAAAAACTTGAAGTATTCTAAAGAAGTCGCTGGCAAAGTCAGATGGTGTGGGTGTACTTAAAGCCAGAGGCAATTATTTGAAGAGGCAACGCTAAAACGTTTCTAGATTTCACTTTATAAAGTTTTTGGAGTTGAGATCTTAGGAGCAAGAGCCTTGACTCAATACACTCTTTCTAAATATACTTATAAGTACTTTGTTTTGTACACCATCCACGTTATTCTTAAGCAACTTATCTAAAATCCTTTCACcattaaagttaaagttaaccTGAAATTGTTGAAGCTCACAATCGCCAACGTCAGGTAATTCGGAAcagaattatatatatttaccttTCCACCGACGACAAAACCTTTTTATCCTCTAAACCACCAATCGCGTAGATTTTATCATCTAATGCGACAACACAAAGACCGCATCTTGCTTGCTTCATGGCGGGAAAATTTTCCCATGTTTTATTTCGTATATTCAAGCTGCGGACGATGTTGGATGTGATACCACTTTTACAACcgccaataaatattaaattatcatCCTTTAAAATCATACAATAATACGTGTAATCGATTTCTAAACTCGCATATTCTTGCCACTTATCCTCAGCTTTGTTATATTGGACCAGATTTTTATTCATctaatccaaaaatatttttaattttatatatatttagaatttaagattataatttttgaatattagcaGCAGTGTGCGCTTACCTCGGAGTGGCAAAACGCCAGGAATGTTTTCTCACACGTAGCACGTGGTTCTGTGAATCGCATATTTATCTTTGCTCGTTTTTCAGGATCTCTGATCCATGATATCGCCTTGAAGGCCAGCAGCTCACAACCAGGTAACGGCTGTATGTGTGTCCACAGAAAGTCCGCATCGAATTGGGTAAGCCGGAGACAAGCTATTAAAAGTGGCAGTGCCTCTTGACGTGCAGAAACATCGTAATTGAACCAGCGTTTTATGGCATCGTAGGCATCTTCCTCACGAGTTATATTCAAATTGTCAGATTCCAGAATATGTTGCAATTTTTCTGCATCAAAACTCAGAAACTCATCGCGTCGACTGATCTGGtattattagaaacaaaatgtcGATTACACAAGTACCGCTATTGCGAGGCATTATACTCACCTCCATGAAGTTTTTATTTCGTATTCAATGAGTTTTTGCTTAAGGCGTTCACATTGGGTTTCTCGCTCAAGCGTGTAAGCAGCCTGTAATGTGTGTTCTTTGATATTTGTCATAAGGCAGTCCACACAACTATTTATGACATcatccaattgcaaaatgagtGCCCCCTTTAGCATGGCACCGACATTGTTAACGGTAATGAGGGCCTCTCCGGTGTAACAAAAGGTTATTAGACGCTCAAAAATATCGCTATCGATATCATTCATCTCGATGTCGGGATTATTGCCTTGCTCGCCATTGAAAAGGTTCTCGAAGTAGGGACTCGCTGCAGCGAGTATCAAACGATGCGCGGGTACACTGTGCagtccaaaaattataaatattaatgtaatGTTTTATGTAAGCTAAGGACAAAGTAATACTTACACAGCCGTTGGGTTTGAAACTTCAAATGTCACATCGATTAGAGACTGCTCGTCGTAGAAGCTAAGCAGTTTCGCCACTAATTTCTCCTTGAAGCGGTTCAGCCCACTGGAATTACTCTGTAGAGCAAGTGTTTGAGCACAACTCGTGGCCATTATTAGTTACTGAACTTTCCTTttgtaataagaaaaaatatatgtttatttaataaaatatttgaaataagtgGTTAAATGCACTGGAagttcattttcaagttgtctGGTAAGCACTATATCTGCGTCCGGTCAGTGACTGTGACCTTACCTTAGCAACTTTGGTGGCACGTTGAACACAGTGGCTTACAATAAGCTAACCGCAATACTAATTAACGTTCCAGAACCTGTACGAGTggaaactaaacaaaaatatgtctTAATAAGCTTAAGATCTCTCGCTTTTGTAAATAGTTACGCTTTAAATGAGACCTCTGCAGAAATACCATACTTGAAGTAGCTCATTTTCCAGTCTACACCCAAAAgcacttttttttagtttttcacatggagtttctttcaaaaaaaaaaaaacaataataatctTGGTCGATCCAACACCAGGCTGTTCATAGTTCGTTTGCGTGTCGAAAGGAGTTCGAAAATATTATGAACACCCCGGcctgggttttttttttttgaagcgcggccgaaggcagCCTGTGAAGTATGAGTGTGCGAGGTACTTTTCAAAATActctttatttcttataaaacgCACTATAAATCCGGATATGTTTCAAAGTGTACATTGTCATTACAGCTAAGTGAACTAAATTCTGCAGAATTTGAGAAAAtgtgttaaatatacatatgtacatacgtatgtatacagTGTCTCACAGTAAAAAGATGCAGCAACGAAATGAGAAAGCGATTAGTAAAAATTCATGTTTATAttgcgaaataattttttttactaatttatgtTAAAGCTTgtagaattaaaaaaacaacgctaaaattatttattctttacaaaagcTTAAGTACGTATAAAAACATATTCGTATACCAGTCGAATAAAAAGAAATCGggtcttaataaaatatttaacgaaagtgaTTTCCGTTAGATTGTACGGATCTACAGAAAATCGTCATTTCAGTCCAGCTTTAAGcaacaaagtgaaaaaattctTGGAGAAAAGATTTATCCGGAAGCCATATGAATAGTGTTCAGGAAAGTTGGTTTCAATGGTCGAACAGCCCGATATATtacgcgcgtcgaaggatttggagaattatttttttttaggttggtaatactgtcagtcacatttatgt
Coding sequences within it:
- the LOC126753931 gene encoding LOW QUALITY PROTEIN: kelch-like protein 1 (The sequence of the model RefSeq protein was modified relative to this genomic sequence to represent the inferred CDS: inserted 1 base in 1 codon), with the translated sequence MATSCAQTLALQSNSSGLNRFKEKLVAKLLSFYDEQSLIDVTFEVSNPTAVVPAHRLILAAASPYFENLFNGEQGNNPDIEMNDIDSDIFERLITFCYTGEALITVNNVGAMLKGALILQLDDVINSCVDCLMTNIKEHTLQAAYTLERETQCERLKQKLIEYEIXNFMEISRRDEFLSFDAEKLQHILESDNLNITREEDAYDAIKRWFNYDVSARQEALPLLIACLRLTQFDADFLWTHIQPLPGCELLAFKAISWIRDPEKRAKINMRFTEPRATCEKTFLAFCHSEMNKNLVQYNKAEDKWQEYASLEIDYTYYCMILKDDNLIFIGGCKSGITSNIVRSLNIRNKTWENFPAMKQARCGLCVVALDDKIYAIGGLEDKKVLSSVERYTPSDGWESVSSLIDERHRAGAVALNNKIYIVGGKNTNRDLKLVECYNPDSNTWTSCANMNECRDFPFVKVHKGHIYVLDTYSAKSRQNVERYDPQRNTWSKICCLNADWARIAGMLLDNKLWFIGRPKSDDLSSVSVYDEANDRWVKKCSFSNVNGYFRCIVPVALLLSK